Proteins encoded together in one Calditrichota bacterium window:
- the lpxB gene encoding lipid-A-disaccharide synthase has product MTCLLHKWYRILDGEVLVVAGEASGDLHAAPVIRALQQTLPGLHFYGAGGVQMREAGVELLATIEDLAVMGFSGLPALLPRLARLRKDFIARARDNRPALVLLVDYPGFNLNLAEALRLLPYPPKVLYYIAPQVWAWRPGRVERMRRTIDRMAVVLAFEEEYFRSRGLAADFVGHPLLDELSDVPRREVGGVPLLALLPGSRAGVLKRNLPAMIEAVRILRKSLPDMRVALAAAPGLPAALFAAASNSGIEITADSRALLRQATAAAVCSGTATLEAAIYGTPQAVVYRTSPLNYLIARRVVELKQISLVNIIGSGGIVTELIQHDFTPKRLAGILEQLINDAATRTRIAAGYQRVREVLGQPGAALRTARIATQMITSQN; this is encoded by the coding sequence ATTACCTGCCTTCTCCATAAATGGTATCGCATATTGGATGGTGAAGTTCTGGTCGTGGCGGGTGAGGCTTCTGGCGATCTCCACGCCGCTCCAGTCATTAGAGCCTTGCAGCAGACCCTTCCCGGACTTCACTTCTATGGCGCAGGTGGCGTCCAAATGCGGGAAGCCGGAGTAGAACTGCTGGCCACAATTGAGGATCTGGCAGTGATGGGCTTCAGCGGACTGCCTGCACTTCTGCCCCGCCTGGCTCGACTGAGGAAGGATTTCATCGCCAGGGCACGGGATAATCGCCCGGCACTGGTTCTGCTTGTCGATTATCCCGGCTTCAACCTCAATCTTGCCGAAGCGCTCCGGCTACTTCCGTATCCGCCCAAGGTGCTCTATTATATCGCGCCGCAGGTCTGGGCTTGGAGACCGGGCCGAGTAGAGAGAATGCGCCGGACAATCGATCGAATGGCAGTCGTGCTTGCCTTTGAGGAGGAGTATTTTCGGTCGCGGGGGCTTGCTGCTGATTTCGTCGGGCATCCGCTGCTCGACGAACTTTCTGATGTGCCTCGAAGGGAGGTAGGGGGAGTGCCGCTGCTCGCACTTCTGCCCGGCAGCCGCGCCGGCGTCCTTAAGCGCAACCTGCCGGCGATGATCGAAGCGGTGAGAATCTTGCGTAAGAGCCTGCCGGACATGAGAGTTGCGCTGGCTGCCGCACCCGGTCTGCCTGCTGCGCTCTTTGCAGCCGCAAGCAACAGCGGTATCGAAATTACAGCCGATAGTCGTGCCCTCCTCCGCCAGGCGACAGCGGCGGCGGTCTGTTCCGGAACAGCGACTCTCGAAGCGGCTATTTATGGAACACCGCAGGCCGTCGTCTATCGGACGTCGCCGCTCAACTACCTGATCGCCCGCCGGGTCGTCGAACTGAAGCAGATTTCGCTCGTCAACATCATCGGCAGCGGCGGAATCGTAACCGAACTGATCCAGCACGATTTTACCCCAAAGCGTCTTGCCGGGATCTTGGAACAACTGATTAACGACGCCGCCACTCGCACCCGCATCGCTGCCGGATACCAACGCGTCCGCGAAGTGCTCGGTCAACCGGGAGCAGCGCTGCGCACTGCCCGAATCGCCACTCAAATGATAACTTCACAAAACTGA